TGGTGGACGGGGACGGGGCCCTCCCACGGGTCGCCGAAGCACATCGACAGATAGCCGCGCACATGCACCTTGTCCGCCTTGGCGCGGGCCACGACGGGCTCGAACATGGCGAGCGACTCGTCGATCGTGCGGTTGAGATTGCGGGCCGCGAACGTCTCCGTCGCCGAGCCGAAGACGGCGATCCGGCGGGCCCCGAGCGACAGCGCCCGGTCCAGGCCCCGCTCGTTCGGCACGAGGACCGGGAGCGCGACGTCGCCCACGTCCGCGATGTCGCCGAGCATCGGGAACAGCTGCTCCGCGTCGGCCAGTTGGGGCACCCACTTGGGGTGGACGAAGCTCGTCGCCTCGATGGTGGTCAGGCCGGCGACCGCGAGCCGGCGGATGAACTCCGCCTTCACCTCGGTCGGCACGACCGCCTTCTCGTTCTGCAGCCCGTCGCGGGCGCCGACCTCGTGGATACGGACCCGGGCCGGCAGGTCCGGGGCTGCCACGGTCATGGGCAGGGTGCGGTCGGTGGTCGTCATGCTTCCTCCCCGGTGGCGGCCACGGGGACCACTACCGCCAGTACCTGGTCCATGGCCACCGTGGTCCCGGCGGTCACGTCGAGCTCGGTCACGGTGCCGGCGTGCGGGGCGGAGATGACGTGCTCCATCTTCATCGCCTCCACGACGAGGAGGCTCTGCCCGGCCGCGACCTCGTCCCCGACGGCCACCTTCACCACGGTGACCGTCCCGGGCATGGGCGCGGCGAGCGTGTCCGCCCCGGCGCGGGCGGCGCCGGTCAGCGACGCCTCCACCGGGTCGTGATCCCGGACGTGCCAGGTGTCGCCGTCCCGGCCGAGCCAGTGGCCCTCGGGGGAGGTGGCGTACGCGAACGAGTGGGTGACACCGGCGAGTTCGAGCGTGATCCGGCTTCCGTCCACCGTCAG
This genomic interval from Streptomyces sp. NBC_00464 contains the following:
- a CDS encoding hydroxymethylglutaryl-CoA lyase; this translates as MTTTDRTLPMTVAAPDLPARVRIHEVGARDGLQNEKAVVPTEVKAEFIRRLAVAGLTTIEATSFVHPKWVPQLADAEQLFPMLGDIADVGDVALPVLVPNERGLDRALSLGARRIAVFGSATETFAARNLNRTIDESLAMFEPVVARAKADKVHVRGYLSMCFGDPWEGPVPVHQVVRVAKALMDLGCDELSLGDTIGVATPGHVQTLLSSLNESGVHTDTIGVHFHDTYGQALSNTLAALQHGVSTVDASAGGLGGCPYAKSATGNLATEDLVWMLDGLGIETGVDLDELTATSVWLAEQLGRPSPSRTVRALSVQQTQSHKEQ